CGCTCACGGCTGGCCAGCAGGCCGATGAGCACGCGCGCATCGGGGTGTCCTTTGACGTTGTTGAACACCATCGCGGGACCCACCTGCGTGGGCCGCATCACGGTGCCCCAGGCGCCGACGTGCCGGTACACTCCCGACAGCTCGGCGTCCGGGTCGACCTCCACGTCCGTTTCGAGCAACTGCCCCTGATGCTGCTCCAGGAGCTCCAGCATCGAGCGTAGATCCGGGTAGTCATCCGCCATTCGTCATCTTCCTCTCGTCCGTGCAGTCGCGTTCTTCGCACAGCAGTTCGATGATCCGTCCAAGCGTCGCGCGGTAGTTGGCGGTGAGCTCGCGGATGTCGGCGGTGCCCGCGTCGTCCACGTGCAGGCCGATGCTGACGCTTACCCGGCACTGGAGCGCCGTGGCCAACTCGAGCGCTGCGGCCCGGGCCAGCTCGTCCTCCTTGTGTCCGGTCACGCACAACACGCTCGCCGATGCCGACGGGGCATCCGGATCCATGAGGCTCGGACGAGGGATGCCGAGGGCGACGGCGCCGATATGCGGCGCCTCGCCTCCCCCGAAGCACACGGAGACGTCCGGACCGCATGAGACGGCGAGTCCGTCCACCCGCAACCGACGCTCTCCCTCTGAGGCGCTGAACGTCCTCATCAGACCTCGGCGCCCTTCCACGACACGAAGCGGTCGTGCTCGAGGCCGAACTGCCGTAGTACCTTGCCGATGATGTGGTTGATCTGGTCTTCCATGGTCTGTGCGCCGTTGTAGAAGGTGAGGACCGGCGGGATGATGGTGCACCCGAGATCGCCTGCCTCATGCAGGTTCCGCAGGTGGATCTTGCCGAGCGGCATCTCCCGGGGCACCAGCACCACGCGCCGGCCCTCCTTCAGGCATACGTCCACAGACCTCACGAGCAGGTTGGCCGCGTAACCCGCGGTGATACCTGCCAGCGTCTTCATCGAGCACGGGATCACGATCATGCCGTCGGTCACGAACGAACCGCTCGAGATCGACGCAGCGAGGTTCTTGTCGCTGTGATAGACGTCGGCCAGCGCCGCAAGCTCGACGAGCGGGATGTCGCACTCCAGCTCCCAGGTCTTCTGGGCGCCCTCTGTGACGACGAGGTGCACCTCCACGTCAGGATGCTGCTTGAGCGCTGACACGAGGTAGTAGCCCATCACCACGCCGGTCGCTCCGGATATGCCAACGATGATCCGCATGATCGTCTCCTGATGGTCTCGTTGTTACAGAAGCCCGGTGATGCTGAACCAGGGCACCATGACGCCGACCGTCGTGATGAACATGACGGCGATGAGCGGCACGCCGAGACGGATGCTCTCCTTCTGCGTGTAGCCACCGGTGTCTTCGGCCGCACCCACCAGGACGTTCAGGTGATGGAACGGCAGTACGTAGTGCCCGGCGATCGCCATGTACGCGATGAGCGTGGGCACGAGGGGGTCGATCCCCATCGGCGCGGTGAAGGCGATGATCGCCGGTACCGCTACGCCCATCACTGCGATGACGCTTCCCAGCACCATGTGGATACCGATCACGATGAGCGTGATCACACCTGCAAGCAGGAAGAGGTTCGAGGGCGCGGTGGACGGCAGCAGGGTGTCCGCGATCCACGCGTTCATGCCCGTGGCGCCACCGACCACACCGATCGCGATGGCCGCGGTCAGGAATGCCAGCGTCTGCATCGGCACTGCCGACCAGTCCTTGGGCGTGAGCACCTTGCCGATGATAGGCATGGACATGAGCATCGGGATCGCCAGGGTGATCCAGCCGATGTTGATGCCATGGAGCGTGTCGGTCATCCACAGCACGATGGCTATGACGATCCAGAACAGGGTGCGCTTCTCGATCGCGGTCATCGGGCCCATCGCGTCGAGCTTCTGCTTGATCTCATCCTTGTTGCATTCGACCTCTTTGGTGGGCTTGAACAACACGAGGATGAGCAGGCAGGTGAGGATGCTGGCGATCAGCGCTGGGGGACCCATGTTGATGAGCCAGCTGGTGAAGCCCATCTCGCCGCCGGAGGCTTCGACCGCCAGCGGGTTGATGACCGCGTCACCGGTAAGGAAGATGAGCGAGACCGGCACCGACGCCGCAAAGACCGTGAAGCCGATCTTGATGCCATCCTCTTTGGGGATGTTCGAGGTCTGGATGATCACGGCCATGACCGACATGATCAACAGCGCGCGAGGCCAGGGGTGCGGGATCAGGATGCTCAGCACGAACGTGAGGATGAAGATGCCGATGATGATGCTCTTGTAGCCGCTCACGAACCGGAGCAGATAGTGGTACGCGATGCGTTCGCCAAGCCCTGATGTCTTCACTGCGGTCGCTATCAGGTAGGCGCCGACCACGAGCCACATGGTGGTGCCGGTCCACGACTTGAAGACCACGTCGGGCCCGGCAACGCCGAGAACCACAAGCAGAGCGAGATACAGTGCGGAGGTGTAGCCCGGCTGTGTGATCTGGAAAGCCCAGAACACGACCGTCATGAGCGAGAGCGCCAGGCACTTCTGCCCCTCAGGGGAGATGCCCTGAAGCGGCAGCAGCCACACGACGGCGCCCACGATCACGCCCAGCAGGAGGCCGATCTCACGCTTGGTGATTGAGCTCTTTGCTTGTTCCACGTTCCCTCCTTCGATCGGATCGGATCCGGCACGGCGCGTCGGCGCCGCCCCGGACGACGGGTGTGGCAGGGATGGCCGGTCCGGGGCGGTAAGGGGGTGGGCCCCGGACCGGCTAGCAGGGGGGCTAGTCGAGCGGCGGGATGGCCGGGATCACGCCCAGCTCACCGATCTTCGCCGGGTCGAGCTTGAACTTGTCGATGATCTGCGGGGTCTCCGTCGAGCGCCACGAGTACCAGCAGGTCTCGCACACGTAGACTTCCCAGACGTCGCCAACGGGCGACTTGACCATCACACGAGCGGCGCTACCGCAGCGTGGGCATTCCATGAAGTACCTCCTTCAAGCGTGTCTCTGGTGCACGGTCCTGTATGCGTCGGCATACAGAGGGACAGGCCACTTAGGCTTCCATCTGCTTCAGCATGTCGCGGATGATGCCGTTCCACTTCTCGGTGCCCGCAGGGTCCTTGAGAAGCTCCACCGGACGCGGGTTGGGCTCGGGAGCGACCGGGGTGGTGGCGTCGATGATGAGCTTGGTGGTCATACCGGCCGGGTAGCTCGACGGATCGAGCGGCATACCCGCCGCGTTCTCGATCATCGTGACGTCCTTGCTCGGCAGCACGCGTGTGGTGAGCGCCCACATGACCTGCTCGAGGTTGAACGGGTCTACGAAGTCGTCGACCATGATGAGGATCTTCGTGTACGGCATGCCATGCGGAGTGGAGAGCAGGCGCATCGCCGCACCCTTGGCGTGACCACCGTAGCGAGGCTTGATCGACACGATGGTACCGATGCCGTGCGTGTACATGGCGTTGACGGCCTCCACCTCGGGGAAGTCGGTCTTCAGCTGCTTGTACAGCGGCACGCTGGTGTTGAGCGCCATGAGGTAGTCGATCTCGGTCCAGGGCATGCCAAGGTAGAGGTTCTCGAAGATCGGGTCGTTGCGATGCGTGATGCGCGTGATCTGCACCTCGCACTGCAGGCGGGAGCCGGAGTATGAACCCGGGAACTCGCCGAAGGGACCCTCCACCACGCGCGTGCGCGGGATGATGTAACCCTCGAGGACGACCTCGGAGTGAGCCGGCACGAGCAGGTTGGGGTCGGTGTCCGCGGCGACGATCTCCGTGGGAACGCCGTCCTGCAGCGCGCCGACGAACTCGTACTCGTTCTGGCTGTAGCCCACCGGGGTGGAAGCCATGAACGTCACGAGCGGGTTGTTGCCCAGCGTGATCGCGATCGGCAGCGGCTCGTTCTTGCGCTCGGCCTTGGCGAGCTGGATGGCGATGTCGTGCATCGGCAGGGCCTGGATACCCACGCGGTCCTTGTCCTTCACCTGGATGCGGTAGGTTCCCACGTTGAGCTTGCCGAACTCGTCCGGCACCTCGGGGTCGTAGGAGATGACCGACGCCTTGGAGAGGAAGAAGCCGCCGTCCTGCTCGTTGATGCGGTACAGAGGAAGCACCTCGAAGAGGTTGATATCCTCGGTGATGGTGTTCTCCTTGCAGAGCGCCTCGTCACGCGAAAGCACCGTGGGGGCCACCGGGAACTTGTCCCAGCGGCGGTTGAGCTCCTCGAACTGCTCCTTGGTGGGCGTGTCCTTGGCCATACCCATCATGAGCGCGTGGTTGGCCCACGAACCGTGCGCGTTCGTGACGACCGAACCCTTGTAGCCGTTGATGTTCTCGAAGAGCACCGCGGGCCCGTCAGCCATGCGCGAAGCAGCGCGACCGGCGGCACCGATATCGGGCTCGGGCATGACTTCGTCCTTCACGCGGACAAGCTGGCCCTCCTCCTCGAGAGCCGCCAGGAACTCTCGGAGGTCCTTGTAGACTCTAGCCATCTGAACTCCTTCCTTCGTTCGCCTCGAACGGCCCTTCCGGGCCTCCGTTGTCCGATGAGCGCCAGCCTGATCAGGGCCTCTGCGTCTCACCGATGACCACGTTGGGACGAGCGCAAGGAGCACGCAATTCGGAGTGGGAACGCCAGGATTCCGGAGCGGAATACTCCTGCGGCAACCAGCGGGAGGGTGCGCGAACGCGCAACTTAACTTGCCTGAACGGAATACGAACGGTACCCGCCGGGGGATGAACGGAGGGTATGCTGTTCGTGGATGCATCTCTGCAGCAGGAGCAGGGAAGCCGCGCGCACCGGGGCAGCAGCCCCAGAAGAGGCCGCGCCTCTTCCACAAAGGAGGCACCATGAACGTAGCGCAACTCCAGTACTTCCTCGCCGTCGCCCGTGAGGGCAAGTTCTCCACCGCAGCCGAGAACGCGTACGTCTCGCAGTCCTCGCTCTCCAAACAGATCAAGTCGTTGGAGGAGGAGCTCGGCGTGGAGTTGTTCACACGGGGTCCGAAGGGCGCATCGCTCACGCCGGCCGGCGAGGTATTCCTGGAGTTCGCCACCAAAACGTACCGCCGCTATGAGGACGTGCTCGTGCGCCTCGAGCAGTACAGCGGCACCACACAGCGACATGTCCGGATCGGCGCTTTGCCGCTAGTGTCGGACTACGGGCTCCACGCCGACCTTGCCGACTTCCAGATCGAGAACATGGGCGTCCAGATCGACTTCGTGGAACGCAACCAGGGCGAGATCATCAGACGGCTCGAGCTCGACCGGCTCGACCTGGCGATCCTGCGCACCGACCTGCTCTCCCCCTCCGAATACGAGTGGATCGACCTCATCCACGACGAGATCTGCATCGTCTGCTCGGCGCGCCATCGGCTCGCCCGGCGCACGGCGATACCGATCGAACAGCTGCGCGACGAGCGGTTCGTGCTGCTCGATCAGCAGTCGGCGGTGACGATGCGGTTCATCGAGGAGTGCCGGGAGGCGGGCTTCTACCCCAACATCATCTTCACCCACACGCGGCACGAGCCGCTCATCGGCGGTGTGGGCAAGAACGCGGGGGTCACCGCGCTGCCCCGCGGTCTCACGAGGCGCATCTCTCGCGATCCGCGATCGGAGACGCTCGTGAAGTGCGTATCCCTGGAGAAGCCGCTCTACACGGATGTGGGACTCGTGCGCAGGCGCAACCACGCGCTCTCCCCCTGGGCGGAGAGCCTCTACTCGTATTTCGCGCAGGTGTACGAGACGCCGGTAGGCCCGGACGAGATCACAGGGCCCGAGGCGCGCTAAGCACCCTGGCTGAGCGTACTACCGCTTCCGCGCGAGCAGTTCCCGGGCGCTCGCGGCGATGTCGGTAGCGGTGAGTCCGAAGTGCTCCATCAGCTCGGCAGGCTCGCCCGAGGTGCCGAACACGTCGCGTACCCCCACCCGTGCGAGCGGCACCGGCGCCAGCTCACCGAGCGCCTCGGCCACAGCCGAGCCGAGCCCGCCGATCACCGAGTGCTCCTCGCACGTGACCACAGCTCCGGTCCTGAGCGCCGAGGCCGTGATCGTGGCGGCGTCGAGCGGCTTGATCGTGGCGGCGTCGATCACCTCGGCATGTATGCCATCGAGCTCCAGCTGCTCGGCCGCGGTGAGCGCCTGCTCCACCATCACGCCGCACGCCACGAGGGTGACGTGAACGCCCGAGCGCAACACACGCGCGCGTCCGAGTTCGAAGGTGTAGTCGTCGTCGTAGATGACCGGCACGGCGGCGCGTCCCAGACGGATGTAGAAGGGGCCGGGAGTGGCCGCGGCCACGCGGATCGCCTCGCGGGCGGCCACCACGTCCGCCGGCACAAGCACCCGCATGCCCGGGAGCACCCGCATCAGCGCGATGTCCTCGAGCATCTGGTGGCTTCCGCCGTCGGGACCCACGGTGATGCCGGCATGCGTGGGCGCCACCTTCACATCGAGGCCCGAGTAGCACACCGTGTTGCGGATCTGATCGTAGGCGCGACCGGTGGCGAACACGGCGAAGCTTCCCGTGAACGCGATCTTACCCTCCACGGCAAGGCCGGCCGCGGTGCCGATCATGTTCTGCTCGGCGATACCTACGTTGAAGTGCCGGTCGGGATACGCCGAGGCGAACTTGGCGGTGGTGGTGGATCCGGAAAGGTCGGCGTCGACGGCGACCACCGGCAGGCCCTCGTTGGCGAGCTCGATCAGGGTGGCGCCGTACGCCTCGCGTGTTGCGCGCTTCTCGCTCATCGGGCGCCCCCTTCGGTCGCTGAGGCCGAAGTCGATCCGGCCGCCTCAAGTGCTGCGCCCAGCTCGGCAAGCGCGGTCGCGGTCTGCTCGGCGCTTGGCGCCTTGCCGTGCCAGCCGGCGTCGCCCTCCATGAAGGAGACGCCCTTGCCCTTGACGGTGTACGCAACCACGACCACCGGCACGGCGGGATCCGCCGGAGGCTCGGTGAGCGCGTCGAGCAACCCCTCGACGTCGTGCCCGCTCGTCTCGCGGACCTCCCAGCCGAAGGCGGCCCACTTCTCGGCCACGCCGCCCAGGCACATCACCTCGCTGCACGCGCCGTCGATCTGCAGGCCGTTGTGGTCCACGATGGCCGTCACGTTGCCGAGGCCGTGGTGCGGGGCGAACATCGCCGCTTCCCACACCTCCCCTTCCTGGAGCTCGCCGTCGCCGAGCAGGCAGAACACGCGCGCGGGATTCTCATCCAGGCGAAGCGCGAGCGCCATGCCGTTGGCAATGGCCAGACCCTGGCCGAGCGAGCCGGTGGACACCTCCACGCCGGCGCACTTCTGGCAGTCGGGGTGGCCCTGGAGCATGCTGCCGAGCTTTCGGAGCGTCTTGAGGTGGTCGCGGCCAAGGTATCCGGCCTCGGCGAGCGCCGCGTACAGCACCGGCGCCGCGTGACCCTTGGAGAGCACGAACCGGTCGCGCTCCGGCCAGTCGGGCCGGGCGGGATCATGACGCAACACGTGGAAGTAGAGCGTGGCCACGATATCGGCCGCGGAGAGCGACCCTCCGGGGTGTCCGCTGCCGGCCTCGGCGATCATCTCCACGATGTCGTAGCGCATCCGCGCCGCCTTGGCCTCGATGGCCGCGATACGTGCCGCGTCGGTCATAGGTTGGCTCCCATCTCCTTGAATCCTTCGCCGAGCACCTCATGCACGTTCGCGATCACCACGAACGCCTTGGGGTCAACAGCATGCACGAGCGCCTTGAGCGAGTCTATCTCCCTGCGCGAGACCACCGTGAAGAGCATCTCGCGCGACTCCCCCGAGTACAGACCCTTGGCGACCAGCCCCGTGGCGCCGCGTCCAAGCTGGTGCATGACCGCATCGGCGATCCGCCCCGGCTCGTCGCAGACGATGAACGCGGCCTTCTCCACCGCGAGACCCTCCTGCACGAGATCGATCACCGCTCCCATCACGAACACCGCCACGGCGCCGTAGAGCGCCAGGTCGGGGCCGAGCACCACGGCGGCGACCAGCGTGACCACGGCGTCGGCGATCAGCATGATCTGGCCGATGCCGAGGTTGACCTTCTCCACCAGCAGCTGCGCCACGATGTCGGTGCCGCCGGTGTTGCCGCGCGCCTTGAACACCAGCCCCATGCCGATGCCGGTCACGGCGCCGCCGTAGAGCACGGCGAGCAGCTGGTCGTGCGACGCGAGGTGCGGGGTGAAGGGCGCGAGCACGTCCACCGCGACCGACACGAGCACCATGCCGTAGACCGTCTTGGCGCCGTAACGCCACCCCTTGCGGCTGATGCCGATGATCAGCAGCACCGAGTTCATGGCGAGCATCTGCACGCCAACGGGGACTGTGATGCCGAAGCTGTCCTGGAACAGGTAGTAGAAGACGGTGGCCAGACCAGACACGCCACCCGCGGCGAGCTTGTTGGGGATGAGGAACGCGTTGAGACCCCATGCGGTGATCAGGATACCGATGGTCATCAGGATGTAGTCGCGCACACGGCGGTTCTTGAGCACCGTGGCCGCGTTCGTCTTGGCCAGTACCTGTCGTACCATCACCGCACCCCCGATCCCGGAGCCGGATCAGTCGTTGGAACCGGCGCCCACGGCCGCGGCCTGCTCGCCGGACACGCGCCACCGATGATAGCCCACCACGAACTCGTCGAGGTCGCCGCCCAGCACGCCGTCCACGTCGCCCGTCTCGATGCCGGTGCGCACGTCCTTGACCATCTGGTACGGGTAGAGCACGTAGTTGCGTATCTGGCTGCCGAAGGAGATCTCCTGCCGCTCCCCTTTGAGGGCGTCGAGCTCGGCGGCGCGCTTCTCCTGCTCCACCTCGTACAGGCGCGACCGCAGGATCTTCATCGCGGTCTCCTTGTTCTTGAGCTGGCTCTTCTCGTTCTGGCAGGTGACCACGATCCCGGTGGGGATGTGCGTCAGACGCACCGCCGAGTCGGTGGTGTTCACGCTCTGGCCGCCGGGGCCGCTCGAGCGGTACACGTCCACCCGCAGGTCCTCGTCGCGGATCTCCACCTCGATCTCGTCGGGCAGCACGGGCAGCACCTCCACCCGTGCGAAGGTGGTCTGGCGGCGCTTCTTCTCGTCGGTGGGACTGATACGCACGAGCCGGTGCACGCCGTTCTCCGAGGCCAGCATCCCGTAGGCGTTGCGGCCCTTGATGGTGAGCACGGCGCGGTCGATGCCGAGCTCCACCCCGGCCGGCGCGTCGTGCACGTCGACCTTCCACTTGCGGTTGCCCGCGTACTTGATGAGCATCTTCATCAGCATCTCGGCCCAGTCCTGCGCCTCCAGGCCCCCCTGACCGGGCAGGATGGTCACCAGGGCATCGCCCGAGTCGAACTCGCCGGTGAACCAGCTCGCGAGCTCGAGTTCCTTGGTGCGCCTGGTGATGTCCCGGATGGCCGAGGTGGCCTCGGCCGCGAGGTCTTCGTCCTCCTCGGAGACGGCGAGTTCGTTGGCCACCTCGAGGTCGTCGAGCGCGCTTGCGATCGACTCGTACTGCTCGATCTCGTCGCGCAGTCCCGCCGCCTGCGCCATGATGCGCTGCGCCGCGGACTGGTCGTCCCAGAAATCGGGGGCGGTGGTGCGCTCTTCGAGCGCGGAAAGGTCGGCGCGCTTGGCGTCGAGGTGCAGGTAGCCGGCGATCTCCTCGACGCGCTCGCGGAGCGCCTGGATGTCTGTGCTGCGGTCTTCGATCATCTCGTACTCACACTGCTCTTCGGTAGGGACGGACAGGCCCGGGAAGCGGCGCTTACGCCGCCCGGGTCATGCGTTCGCGCCGTGGCAGTGCTTGTACTTCTTGCCGCTCCCGCAGGGGCAGGGCTCGTTGCGGCCAACGTTGGCGTAGGGGTCGCTCTTGTCCTTCACCACCGTGGCGCCGCCAGGAGTCGCGGAGCGCTTGGCCCCCGCCGCGGCGGCAGCCGCCATCGCCTCGCTGGCGCCACCGCCGGCGGCGGCCTGGCTTGCCGCCTGCGCACGCGCGCCGCCGAAGATCGTGGACTCGGTAGGCGCCGTGTACGTGACGCGGCTCAGCTCCGGCGCCTCGGGCGCGGGCTGCACCGTCACCTGGATGTGCGTGATGGTGCGGAGGAAGTCGCGGTCGATCTCGGAGACGAGGAACTTGAAGGCGTCGTACGCCTCGGCCTTGTACTCCACCAGCGGATCGCGCTGGCCGATGGCGCGCAGGCCGATGCCGTCGCGCAGGTAGTCCATCTCCAGCAGATGGTTCATCCAACGCGCGTCGATCACGCGCAGCATCACGTGGCGCTCGAGCGCCCGCATCTGCTGCTCGCCGATCTCGGCCTCCTTGGCCTGGTAGAGCGCGAGCACCTTGCCCGCCAGCGCCTCGGTGAGCTCGGCGGGCGTGTCGGCCCCGCGCACCTCGCCGTCGACGAGCGATGCGCCCGTGATCTCGTTGAGGGCGTCGGCCAGACCGTCCCAGTCCCACTCCTCCGAGTAGCTCTTCTCGGAGCAGAACTCGGCCACCGTGCTGGCCACCGTGTCGCGGATCATCTCCTCCACGCGACCGCGGATGTCCTTGCCGTCGAGTATCTGGTTGCGCTCGGCGTAGATCACCTGGCGCTGCTTGTTCATCACGTCGTCGTACTCGAGCACGTACTTCCGGCTGGCGAAGTTCTGCGCCTCCACCTGCCGCTGCGCGCTCTCGATGGCCTTTGAGACCATCTTGGCCTGGATGGGCATGTCCTCCGGGATGTCACCCTTGGACATGAACGCCGAGATGCGGTCCATGCGCCCGCCGCCGAAGAGCCGCATGAGGTCGTCTTCGAGGGAGAGGTAGAACTGCGACACGCCGGGGTCGCCCTGGCGGCCGGAACGCCCGCGCAGCTGGTTGTCGATGCGGCGGGAGTCGTGGCGCTCGGTGCCGATCACGGCAAGGCCTCCCGCGGCCACGACCTCCTCGTGCTCCGCCGCGCACACGCGCTTCGCCTCGCCGAGCGCGTCGGCGCGCTGCTCGTCGGTGGCCTCCTCGGGGTCGATACCGCGGTTGCGCAGGATCTCGTCGGCGAGGAACTCGGGGTTGCCGCCGAGGATGATGTCGGTACCACGGCCGGCCATGTTGGTGGCGATGGTGATGGAGCCCTTGCGGCCGGCCTGCGCCACGATGTGCGCTTCCATCTCGTGGAACTTGGCATTGAGCACGTTGTGCGGCAGGCCGCGGCGCTTGAGGGCACCCGAAAGCCGCTCCGAGTTCTCGATGGAGATGGTGCCCACCAGGCACGGCTGACCGGCGGCGTAGCGCGTGGCGATCTCTTCTGCCACCGCGTCGAACTTGGCGTCGATCGTGCGGTAGATGAGGTCGTTGCGGTCGTCACGCACCATCGGCCGGTTGGGCGGGATCACCACCACGGGCAGGTTGTAGATCTCGCGGAACTCGGCGTCTTCTGTGACCGCCGTACCGGTCATGCCGGCGAGCTTCTCGTAGAGGCGGAAGAAGTTCTGCAGCGTGATGGTGGCGAGCGTCTGGTTCTCCTCGCGCACATGCACGTGTTCCTTGGCCTCCACCGCCTGGTGCAGACCGTCACTCCAGCGGCGGCCCACCATGAGGCGGCCGGTGAACTCGTCGACGATGAGCACCTCGCCGTCCTTCACCACGTACTCCACGTCGCGGTTGAAGAGGTACTGCGCCTTGAGGGCCTGCTGCAGGTGGTTGACCATCTGGCCCGACGGGTCGGCGTAGAGGTCCTCGATGCCGAGGAGCTGCTCCACGCGGCTGATGCCCTGCTCGGTGGGCGCAACGGTGCGCTTGGCCTCGTCGAGCTCGAAGTCCTCGTCGATCTTGAGGCGCGGCGCGATCTTGGCGAAGCTCTTGTAGGTGTCCGCCGAGCGGGTGCCCGCGCCCGAGATGATGAGCGGCGTGCGCGCCTCGTCGATCAGGATCGAGTCGACCTCGTCCACGATGGCGTAGTGGTGGCCGCGCTGCACGCGATTCTCCGCGCGGGTGACCATGTTGTCGCGCAGGTAGTCGAAGCCGAACTCGGTGTTGGTGCCGTAGGTGACGTCGGCCGCGTAGGCGGGCTTGCGCGCGGCGGGGTCCATGCCGCTCTGCACGATGCCCACGGTGAGGCCAAG
Above is a window of Anaerosoma tenue DNA encoding:
- the lpdD gene encoding prenylated flavin chaperone LpdD translates to MRTFSASEGERRLRVDGLAVSCGPDVSVCFGGGEAPHIGAVALGIPRPSLMDPDAPSASASVLCVTGHKEDELARAAALELATALQCRVSVSIGLHVDDAGTADIRELTANYRATLGRIIELLCEERDCTDERKMTNGG
- a CDS encoding UbiX family flavin prenyltransferase codes for the protein MRIIVGISGATGVVMGYYLVSALKQHPDVEVHLVVTEGAQKTWELECDIPLVELAALADVYHSDKNLAASISSGSFVTDGMIVIPCSMKTLAGITAGYAANLLVRSVDVCLKEGRRVVLVPREMPLGKIHLRNLHEAGDLGCTIIPPVLTFYNGAQTMEDQINHIIGKVLRQFGLEHDRFVSWKGAEV
- a CDS encoding SLC13 family permease, producing the protein MTKREIGLLLGVIVGAVVWLLPLQGISPEGQKCLALSLMTVVFWAFQITQPGYTSALYLALLVVLGVAGPDVVFKSWTGTTMWLVVGAYLIATAVKTSGLGERIAYHYLLRFVSGYKSIIIGIFILTFVLSILIPHPWPRALLIMSVMAVIIQTSNIPKEDGIKIGFTVFAASVPVSLIFLTGDAVINPLAVEASGGEMGFTSWLINMGPPALIASILTCLLILVLFKPTKEVECNKDEIKQKLDAMGPMTAIEKRTLFWIVIAIVLWMTDTLHGINIGWITLAIPMLMSMPIIGKVLTPKDWSAVPMQTLAFLTAAIAIGVVGGATGMNAWIADTLLPSTAPSNLFLLAGVITLIVIGIHMVLGSVIAVMGVAVPAIIAFTAPMGIDPLVPTLIAYMAIAGHYVLPFHHLNVLVGAAEDTGGYTQKESIRLGVPLIAVMFITTVGVMVPWFSITGLL
- a CDS encoding non-oxidative hydroxyarylic acid decarboxylases subunit D, whose protein sequence is MECPRCGSAARVMVKSPVGDVWEVYVCETCWYSWRSTETPQIIDKFKLDPAKIGELGVIPAIPPLD
- a CDS encoding non-oxidative hydroxyarylic acid decarboxylases subunit C, with protein sequence MARVYKDLREFLAALEEEGQLVRVKDEVMPEPDIGAAGRAASRMADGPAVLFENINGYKGSVVTNAHGSWANHALMMGMAKDTPTKEQFEELNRRWDKFPVAPTVLSRDEALCKENTITEDINLFEVLPLYRINEQDGGFFLSKASVISYDPEVPDEFGKLNVGTYRIQVKDKDRVGIQALPMHDIAIQLAKAERKNEPLPIAITLGNNPLVTFMASTPVGYSQNEYEFVGALQDGVPTEIVAADTDPNLLVPAHSEVVLEGYIIPRTRVVEGPFGEFPGSYSGSRLQCEVQITRITHRNDPIFENLYLGMPWTEIDYLMALNTSVPLYKQLKTDFPEVEAVNAMYTHGIGTIVSIKPRYGGHAKGAAMRLLSTPHGMPYTKILIMVDDFVDPFNLEQVMWALTTRVLPSKDVTMIENAAGMPLDPSSYPAGMTTKLIIDATTPVAPEPNPRPVELLKDPAGTEKWNGIIRDMLKQMEA
- a CDS encoding LysR family transcriptional regulator; translation: MNVAQLQYFLAVAREGKFSTAAENAYVSQSSLSKQIKSLEEELGVELFTRGPKGASLTPAGEVFLEFATKTYRRYEDVLVRLEQYSGTTQRHVRIGALPLVSDYGLHADLADFQIENMGVQIDFVERNQGEIIRRLELDRLDLAILRTDLLSPSEYEWIDLIHDEICIVCSARHRLARRTAIPIEQLRDERFVLLDQQSAVTMRFIEECREAGFYPNIIFTHTRHEPLIGGVGKNAGVTALPRGLTRRISRDPRSETLVKCVSLEKPLYTDVGLVRRRNHALSPWAESLYSYFAQVYETPVGPDEITGPEAR
- a CDS encoding transketolase family protein — its product is MSEKRATREAYGATLIELANEGLPVVAVDADLSGSTTTAKFASAYPDRHFNVGIAEQNMIGTAAGLAVEGKIAFTGSFAVFATGRAYDQIRNTVCYSGLDVKVAPTHAGITVGPDGGSHQMLEDIALMRVLPGMRVLVPADVVAAREAIRVAAATPGPFYIRLGRAAVPVIYDDDYTFELGRARVLRSGVHVTLVACGVMVEQALTAAEQLELDGIHAEVIDAATIKPLDAATITASALRTGAVVTCEEHSVIGGLGSAVAEALGELAPVPLARVGVRDVFGTSGEPAELMEHFGLTATDIAASARELLARKR
- a CDS encoding transketolase, with translation MTDAARIAAIEAKAARMRYDIVEMIAEAGSGHPGGSLSAADIVATLYFHVLRHDPARPDWPERDRFVLSKGHAAPVLYAALAEAGYLGRDHLKTLRKLGSMLQGHPDCQKCAGVEVSTGSLGQGLAIANGMALALRLDENPARVFCLLGDGELQEGEVWEAAMFAPHHGLGNVTAIVDHNGLQIDGACSEVMCLGGVAEKWAAFGWEVRETSGHDVEGLLDALTEPPADPAVPVVVVAYTVKGKGVSFMEGDAGWHGKAPSAEQTATALAELGAALEAAGSTSASATEGGAR
- a CDS encoding YitT family protein, whose amino-acid sequence is MVRQVLAKTNAATVLKNRRVRDYILMTIGILITAWGLNAFLIPNKLAAGGVSGLATVFYYLFQDSFGITVPVGVQMLAMNSVLLIIGISRKGWRYGAKTVYGMVLVSVAVDVLAPFTPHLASHDQLLAVLYGGAVTGIGMGLVFKARGNTGGTDIVAQLLVEKVNLGIGQIMLIADAVVTLVAAVVLGPDLALYGAVAVFVMGAVIDLVQEGLAVEKAAFIVCDEPGRIADAVMHQLGRGATGLVAKGLYSGESREMLFTVVSRREIDSLKALVHAVDPKAFVVIANVHEVLGEGFKEMGANL
- the prfB gene encoding peptide chain release factor 2, which encodes MIEDRSTDIQALRERVEEIAGYLHLDAKRADLSALEERTTAPDFWDDQSAAQRIMAQAAGLRDEIEQYESIASALDDLEVANELAVSEEDEDLAAEATSAIRDITRRTKELELASWFTGEFDSGDALVTILPGQGGLEAQDWAEMLMKMLIKYAGNRKWKVDVHDAPAGVELGIDRAVLTIKGRNAYGMLASENGVHRLVRISPTDEKKRRQTTFARVEVLPVLPDEIEVEIRDEDLRVDVYRSSGPGGQSVNTTDSAVRLTHIPTGIVVTCQNEKSQLKNKETAMKILRSRLYEVEQEKRAAELDALKGERQEISFGSQIRNYVLYPYQMVKDVRTGIETGDVDGVLGGDLDEFVVGYHRWRVSGEQAAAVGAGSND